Proteins encoded together in one Candidatus Methylomirabilota bacterium window:
- a CDS encoding PEP-CTERM sorting domain-containing protein (PEP-CTERM proteins occur, often in large numbers, in the proteomes of bacteria that also encode an exosortase, a predicted intramembrane cysteine proteinase. The presence of a PEP-CTERM domain at a protein's C-terminus predicts cleavage within the sorting domain, followed by covalent anchoring to some some component of the (usually Gram-negative) cell surface. Many PEP-CTERM proteins exhibit an unusual sequence composition that includes large numbers of potential glycosylation sites. Expression of one such protein has been shown restore the ability of a bacterium to form floc, a type of biofilm.), with protein MLETALALLITLTLPLHACAEILSSVRTARLPEPGSLILLGTGLIAVAFWLGWSRRRHGRRSNPLDERR; from the coding sequence ATGCTCGAGACAGCGCTGGCCCTGCTGATCACCCTCACCCTCCCCCTCCACGCGTGCGCCGAGATCCTCTCCAGCGTCCGGACCGCGCGGCTCCCCGAGCCGGGCAGCCTCATCCTGCTGGGCACGGGGCTGATTGCGGTGGCGTTCTGGCTCGGCTGGTCTCGCCGGCGTCACGGTCGACGATCGAACCCGCTCGACGAGCGTCGCTAG
- a CDS encoding 3-deoxy-7-phosphoheptulonate synthase, with translation MPRTRDLRVENFRPLIPPAILLEELPLGERGSATVTRGRDEVSRILNGEDDRLVIVVGPCSIHDPAAALDYGHRLKALSDDLAGDLCIVMRVYFEKPRTTVGWKGLINDPRLDGSFAINEGLRRARRLLVDLAELGLPAGCEFLDPISPQFTSDLVSWGAIGARTTESQVHRELASGLSMPVGFKNGTDGGVQIAIDAVRSSAHPHSFLGVTEQGLCAIVATRGNPDCHVILRGGQSGPNHDAASVGAVTEALRAAGLPPRIMVDASHGNSAKDYRRQPLVAQDIAEQVAGGRRALFGMMLESFLADGRQDLTPGRSLHYGQSITDACMGWEMTVPVLQDLAKAVRTRRATA, from the coding sequence ATGCCACGTACCCGGGACCTCCGAGTCGAAAACTTCCGCCCCCTCATCCCACCCGCCATCCTCCTCGAGGAGCTGCCGCTGGGGGAGCGCGGGTCGGCCACCGTGACCCGCGGGCGCGACGAGGTGTCCCGGATCCTGAACGGCGAGGACGACCGCCTGGTCATCGTGGTGGGGCCGTGCTCGATACACGACCCGGCCGCCGCCCTCGACTACGGGCATCGGCTCAAGGCGCTCTCCGACGACCTCGCCGGCGACCTCTGCATCGTGATGCGGGTGTACTTCGAGAAGCCGCGGACGACCGTGGGCTGGAAAGGTCTCATCAACGACCCGCGGCTCGACGGTAGCTTCGCCATCAACGAGGGGCTGCGCCGGGCGCGCCGGCTGCTCGTCGACCTCGCCGAGCTGGGGCTACCCGCGGGGTGCGAATTCCTGGATCCGATTTCCCCGCAGTTCACCTCCGACCTCGTGAGCTGGGGCGCGATCGGGGCGCGCACCACAGAAAGTCAGGTGCATCGGGAGCTCGCGTCGGGCCTCTCGATGCCGGTGGGATTCAAGAACGGCACGGACGGCGGCGTGCAGATCGCCATCGACGCCGTCCGCTCGAGCGCGCATCCGCACAGCTTCCTCGGCGTGACGGAGCAAGGCCTCTGCGCGATCGTGGCCACGCGCGGCAATCCGGACTGTCACGTGATCCTGCGCGGCGGCCAGAGCGGCCCCAACCACGATGCGGCCAGCGTGGGAGCGGTGACGGAGGCGCTCCGCGCCGCGGGGCTCCCGCCGCGGATCATGGTCGACGCGAGCCACGGCAACAGCGCCAAGGACTACCGGCGGCAGCCGCTCGTGGCGCAGGACATCGCGGAGCAGGTGGCGGGCGGCCGGCGCGCGCTGTTCGGCATGATGCTGGAGAGCTTCCTCGCGGACGGACGGCAGGATCTCACACCCGGCCGGTCGCTGCACTACGGTCAGAGCATCACCGACGCCTGCATGGGCTGGGAGATGACGGTGCCCGTGCTCCAGGATCTCGCCAAGGCCGTCCGCACCCGCCGCGCCACCGCCTAG
- a CDS encoding class I SAM-dependent methyltransferase, which yields MTQEMTRYYAERAAEYERVYAQPAWVRDLPILRERVRETFRGRRVFEVACGTGYWTDVLAQVALAVHGEDVNAETLALARARRYAAPVTLARADAYAPGARGFDAGLAALWLSHVDVARMDEFLAAFHSRLVPGAVVLMFDERDVPSRRTIQTRTDAAGNRYEKRRISAGREYEIVKNYVDPDALARQLAPHGEEVRGETLERFWIVRYRAR from the coding sequence ATGACCCAAGAGATGACCCGCTACTACGCCGAGCGGGCGGCGGAGTACGAGCGGGTCTACGCGCAGCCGGCGTGGGTGCGCGATCTTCCCATCCTGCGCGAGCGCGTGCGCGAGACGTTCCGCGGGCGCCGCGTGTTCGAGGTCGCCTGCGGCACCGGGTACTGGACCGACGTGCTGGCGCAGGTGGCGCTGGCGGTGCATGGAGAGGACGTGAACGCCGAGACGCTCGCGCTGGCCCGGGCCCGGCGCTACGCGGCGCCGGTGACCCTGGCACGCGCCGACGCCTACGCCCCCGGCGCGCGGGGCTTCGACGCAGGCCTCGCCGCGCTCTGGCTGTCCCACGTGGACGTGGCGCGCATGGACGAGTTCCTCGCGGCCTTCCACTCGCGGCTCGTCCCGGGCGCGGTCGTCCTCATGTTCGACGAGCGCGACGTGCCGAGCCGGCGGACGATCCAGACGCGCACCGACGCCGCGGGCAATCGCTACGAGAAGCGCCGGATCTCGGCGGGACGCGAGTACGAGATCGTCAAGAACTACGTGGATCCCGACGCGCTGGCGCGGCAGCTCGCGCCCCACGGCGAGGAGGTCCGCGGGGAGACGCTCGAGCGGTTCTGGATCGTGCGCTACCGCGCGCGCTAG
- a CDS encoding zinc-binding dehydrogenase: MKALAFKEHGGIDKLAYQDVADPQPGPGDVLVRVKAAALNHLDLFVREGLPGLKLPLPFWTGCDIAGIVEQVGASVSGVAVGDRVAVNPNLHCGRCEYCQKGQHSLCVSYGILGEHTQGGLAELVKVDGSKVLKLPDHVKFEDAAAFILVNMTAWRMLVSQAKLRPGEDLLIIGVGGGVSSTGVQIGKLCGARVWVTSSSDEKLERARALGADECINYTKDDWVKVVGQKTGRRGVDVVLENVGAATWPGAIRALAKGGRLVTCGGTSGPICETDVRQVFWKQIAIIGSTMATNAEFAEVMGQLFRGRLKAIVDSVMRLKDGAAAQERLAAGKQFGKIVLTP, encoded by the coding sequence ATGAAAGCCCTCGCGTTCAAGGAGCACGGCGGGATCGACAAGCTCGCGTATCAGGACGTCGCCGATCCCCAGCCCGGTCCGGGCGACGTGCTCGTGCGGGTGAAGGCGGCGGCGCTCAATCATCTCGATCTCTTCGTCCGCGAAGGCCTGCCCGGGCTCAAGCTACCGCTGCCCTTCTGGACGGGCTGCGACATCGCCGGCATCGTCGAGCAGGTGGGCGCGTCGGTGTCCGGCGTCGCGGTGGGCGACCGGGTCGCGGTGAACCCGAACCTCCACTGCGGGCGCTGCGAGTACTGCCAGAAGGGGCAGCACAGCCTCTGCGTGTCCTACGGCATCCTGGGCGAGCACACCCAGGGCGGGCTCGCCGAGCTCGTGAAGGTGGACGGGAGCAAGGTGCTGAAGCTCCCCGACCACGTGAAGTTCGAGGACGCCGCCGCGTTCATCCTCGTCAACATGACGGCGTGGCGCATGCTCGTCTCGCAGGCCAAGCTCCGCCCGGGGGAGGATCTCCTCATCATCGGCGTGGGCGGCGGCGTGTCCTCCACCGGCGTGCAGATCGGCAAGCTCTGCGGGGCGCGGGTGTGGGTCACCTCCTCCAGCGACGAGAAGCTCGAGCGCGCCCGCGCCCTGGGCGCGGACGAGTGCATCAACTATACAAAAGACGATTGGGTCAAGGTGGTCGGTCAGAAGACGGGCCGCCGCGGCGTGGACGTGGTGCTGGAGAACGTGGGCGCGGCCACCTGGCCCGGCGCCATCCGCGCCCTCGCCAAGGGCGGCCGCCTCGTCACGTGCGGCGGCACCTCCGGGCCCATCTGCGAGACCGACGTGCGGCAGGTGTTCTGGAAGCAGATCGCCATCATCGGCTCGACCATGGCGACCAACGCGGAGTTCGCCGAGGTGATGGGCCAGCTCTTCCGCGGCCGCCTCAAGGCCATCGTGGACTCCGTGATGCGGCTGAAGGATGGCGCGGCCGCCCAGGAGCGCCTCGCCGCCGGCAAGCAGTTCGGCAAGATCGTCCTGACCCCGTAA
- a CDS encoding enoyl-CoA hydratase/isomerase family protein, which translates to MDKIQVEIKAPVATITLNKPERLNALDVEMWEALAEAAGQVDRAKDVRVAVLTGAGGAFCAGLDLKAGSTLKRPESETPPQALAGIRTHLKHLQECFSRLESCRVPVIAAIQRVCIGGGLELALCCDIRVAAEGTVFSIPEVQVGIVPDMGGTQRLPRTVGIGKAKELIYSARRIDAAEALRIGLVNAVYPSSDLSARVADLAAEIAGNAPLAVQAAKQSINGTYWRDREAWLALEADLAAGVLLSEDRLEGMRAGAERKRANFKGR; encoded by the coding sequence ATGGATAAGATCCAGGTCGAGATCAAGGCGCCGGTGGCCACGATCACGCTCAACAAGCCCGAGCGGCTGAACGCGCTCGACGTGGAGATGTGGGAGGCCCTCGCCGAGGCCGCGGGCCAGGTGGACCGCGCGAAGGACGTGCGGGTCGCCGTGCTCACCGGCGCGGGCGGCGCCTTCTGCGCGGGGCTCGACCTCAAGGCCGGCTCGACCCTGAAGCGCCCGGAGAGCGAGACGCCGCCCCAGGCGCTCGCGGGTATCCGCACGCACTTGAAGCATCTCCAGGAATGCTTCTCGCGGCTGGAGTCCTGCCGCGTGCCGGTGATCGCGGCCATCCAGCGCGTGTGCATCGGCGGCGGGCTCGAGCTGGCGCTCTGCTGCGACATCCGCGTGGCGGCCGAGGGCACGGTGTTCTCCATTCCCGAGGTGCAGGTCGGGATCGTGCCCGACATGGGCGGCACCCAGCGCCTTCCCCGCACGGTGGGGATCGGCAAGGCCAAGGAGCTGATCTACTCCGCGCGGCGCATCGACGCCGCGGAGGCGCTGCGCATCGGCCTGGTCAACGCCGTCTACCCCTCTTCCGACCTTTCCGCCCGCGTGGCCGACCTCGCCGCGGAGATCGCAGGCAACGCTCCCCTCGCCGTGCAGGCGGCCAAGCAGAGCATCAACGGCACGTACTGGCGCGACCGCGAGGCCTGGCTCGCCCTCGAGGCCGATCTGGCCGCCGGCGTGCTCCTGTCGGAGGACCGTCTGGAAGGCATGCGCGCGGGCGCCGAGCGCAAGCGCGCCAATTTCAAGGGGAGATGA
- a CDS encoding TIGR03617 family F420-dependent LLM class oxidoreductase produces the protein MKLDVGMLTHDLSAIADYARKVEALGYDTLWSAETQHDPFLPLAVAAGATTRIRLGTNIATVFSRSPMITAMIAWDLQKASRGRFTLGLGTQVKAHNERRFSVKFESPGPKMAEAVRAIRAIWDCWQNGTKLDFKGQFYTFDVMTPFFNPGPIPQPKIPIFVAAVNSFMCGVAGEHCDGMHVHPFNSPKYLREIVQPAVNAGLARSGRTRKDFTYATSSFVVVGDTPAERSEQAQMVKQQIAFYGSTRTYQPVLECHGWGDLTAKLHRKSIEGDWKGMADLISDEMLDTYAVTAPYDRLPAAMEARYAGLLDRTALYQPYPPRQDDPRLPALIKAFNG, from the coding sequence GTGAAGCTCGACGTCGGCATGCTCACGCACGATCTCTCCGCCATCGCGGACTACGCGCGCAAGGTCGAAGCGCTCGGCTACGACACGCTGTGGTCGGCGGAGACGCAGCACGACCCGTTCCTCCCCCTCGCGGTGGCGGCCGGCGCGACCACGCGGATCCGGCTCGGCACCAATATCGCCACCGTGTTCTCGCGGAGCCCCATGATCACCGCGATGATCGCGTGGGATCTCCAGAAGGCGTCGCGCGGGCGCTTCACGCTGGGCCTCGGCACCCAGGTCAAGGCCCACAACGAGCGGCGCTTCTCGGTGAAGTTCGAGTCGCCCGGCCCCAAGATGGCCGAGGCGGTGCGCGCGATCCGCGCCATCTGGGATTGCTGGCAGAACGGGACCAAGCTCGACTTCAAGGGCCAGTTCTACACCTTCGACGTCATGACGCCCTTCTTCAACCCCGGTCCCATTCCCCAGCCGAAGATCCCGATCTTCGTGGCGGCGGTGAATTCGTTCATGTGCGGCGTCGCGGGCGAGCACTGTGACGGCATGCACGTGCACCCCTTCAACTCACCCAAGTATCTCCGCGAGATCGTCCAGCCCGCCGTCAACGCCGGCCTCGCCAGGTCGGGGCGTACGCGGAAGGACTTCACCTACGCGACGTCCAGCTTCGTCGTGGTGGGTGACACGCCGGCGGAGCGCAGCGAGCAGGCGCAGATGGTCAAGCAACAGATCGCCTTCTACGGATCGACGCGGACCTATCAGCCCGTGCTCGAGTGCCACGGCTGGGGCGACCTCACCGCCAAGCTCCACCGGAAGTCCATCGAGGGTGACTGGAAGGGCATGGCCGACCTCATCAGCGACGAGATGCTCGACACCTACGCCGTGACGGCTCCCTATGATCGCTTGCCGGCGGCCATGGAGGCGCGCTACGCGGGGCTCCTCGACCGCACCGCCCTCTATCAGCCCTATCCGCCTCGCCAGGACGATCCGCGACTGCCCGCGCTCATCAAGGCCTTCAACGGCTGA
- a CDS encoding AMP-binding protein, protein MLPSRPDAMAANPFRDATLGHMLAAAAARHAHADALVADDRRISYAALYREGRRFARALLALGIGKDDKVALWLPNRPAWLFAQHGCALIGAVAVALNTRYKARELAYILAQSEATALLLADHLGPVDYLETLGEVLPGLKSAVPGVLEAEGFPHLRHVIVDADDPYPGCLRLADVLELAEDDTLDAAVERAGSAVGPDDALTILYTSGTTSFPKGAVISHRNAVPHGWYCGEVLAVTPSDRVLHALPFSGTWGGLNVPLTTLSHGGALVLMDAFDPGVALHLMERERVSIWNAVDAMAIAVLDHPDLGRRDRRALRTGGFGMTGGGRDGLFEEILGRLGVPQAYQPYGMTELNALCMHHYLDEAEVARALPGVWPAEGVEVRVVRSDSGETAATDEEGELWFRGPLVTRGYYRKPEETAQAFSDDGWFKTGDFGVRDGEGRTIFKGRLREVLRISHFMVAPAEIEAFIMEHPGVLQAFVIGVPDPRMNEAAVAYVIPRPGVRLTPDDIVAHCRGRIASYKVPRHVRVVDDVPRTPGPHGDKVQKGRLREQFLEGR, encoded by the coding sequence GTGCTACCGTCGCGGCCTGACGCCATGGCCGCCAATCCCTTCCGCGACGCCACGCTGGGGCACATGCTCGCCGCGGCGGCCGCGCGCCACGCGCACGCGGACGCCCTCGTCGCCGACGACCGCCGCATCAGCTACGCGGCGCTCTACCGCGAGGGGCGGCGCTTTGCGCGCGCCCTTCTCGCTCTCGGCATCGGCAAGGACGACAAGGTCGCGCTCTGGCTGCCCAACCGCCCTGCGTGGCTCTTCGCGCAGCACGGCTGCGCGCTCATCGGCGCCGTCGCAGTGGCGCTGAACACGCGTTACAAGGCGCGCGAGCTGGCGTACATCCTGGCCCAATCGGAGGCGACGGCCTTGCTCCTCGCCGATCATCTGGGCCCGGTGGACTACCTCGAGACCCTGGGCGAGGTGCTGCCCGGCCTCAAGTCGGCGGTGCCCGGCGTGCTCGAGGCCGAGGGGTTCCCCCATCTACGGCACGTGATCGTGGATGCGGACGATCCCTACCCCGGCTGCCTACGCCTCGCCGACGTGCTCGAGCTCGCGGAGGACGACACGCTCGACGCCGCGGTCGAGCGGGCGGGCTCGGCGGTGGGCCCCGACGACGCGCTCACGATCCTCTACACCTCGGGCACGACGTCCTTTCCCAAGGGCGCGGTCATCAGCCACCGAAACGCGGTGCCCCACGGCTGGTACTGCGGCGAGGTGCTCGCGGTCACGCCCAGCGATCGCGTGCTGCACGCGCTGCCCTTCTCCGGCACCTGGGGCGGGCTCAACGTGCCCCTCACCACCCTCTCGCACGGCGGCGCCCTCGTGCTCATGGACGCGTTCGACCCGGGCGTGGCGCTTCACCTGATGGAGCGCGAGCGCGTCAGCATCTGGAACGCGGTGGACGCCATGGCCATCGCCGTGCTCGATCATCCCGATCTGGGACGGCGCGACCGCCGGGCCCTGCGGACCGGCGGCTTCGGCATGACCGGTGGTGGGCGCGACGGCCTCTTCGAGGAGATCCTGGGCCGTCTCGGCGTGCCCCAGGCGTATCAGCCCTACGGCATGACCGAGCTGAACGCGCTCTGCATGCACCACTATCTGGATGAAGCGGAGGTTGCTCGCGCGCTGCCCGGGGTGTGGCCGGCCGAGGGCGTGGAGGTGCGCGTGGTGCGGTCGGACTCCGGCGAGACCGCGGCGACCGACGAGGAGGGCGAGCTCTGGTTCCGCGGCCCGCTCGTCACCCGCGGGTACTACCGGAAGCCCGAGGAGACCGCCCAGGCCTTCAGCGACGACGGCTGGTTCAAGACCGGCGACTTCGGGGTGCGGGACGGCGAGGGCCGCACGATCTTCAAGGGTCGGCTACGCGAGGTGCTCCGCATCAGCCACTTCATGGTGGCGCCCGCGGAGATCGAAGCGTTCATCATGGAGCACCCGGGCGTGCTCCAGGCCTTCGTCATCGGCGTCCCCGACCCCCGGATGAACGAGGCGGCGGTGGCCTACGTGATCCCGCGGCCGGGCGTCCGCCTCACCCCTGACGACATCGTCGCGCACTGCCGCGGGCGCATCGCGTCCTACAAGGTGCCGCGCCACGTCCGCGTCGTGGACGACGTGCCGCGCACGCCCGGCCCACACGGCGACAAGGTGCAGAAGGGCCGCCTGCGCGAGCAGTTTCTTGAAGGGCGCTAG
- a CDS encoding MATE family efflux transporter, with protein sequence MATRVAAAVASAAVPAHPAATEDARRTAVVDPRARAMLEGPILATLLRLAAPGVTVMLLQAGVGTMDAVFVGWLGAEALAGVSLVYPLLMLMQTMSAGGMGGGIASAVARALGAGRRRDADRLAAHGLLIALAMAALFTVVLLAGGPTVYRALGGHGATLDAALAYSHVIFGGAVVFWSFNSLASVIRGTGRMVLPAGVMAVASAAYLLLAPALILGWGPLPRLGVAGAAVASVTAFGGGMLVLAAVLFSGRSMVRPRLADFRPRAALLREILRVGAPGSLNTVFTNLTVVLLTGLVGPFGIHALAGYGMGARLEYIQIPLVFGVGSALVAMVGINVGAGRLARAERVAWVGAGLAGGITGAIGLTFALFPRAWMGLFTTEPAILAVGSAYLRIVGPAYGFFGVGLALYFASQGAGRLAWPLLAGFARLCIAAAGGWLATRWLGGGPQAVFVAIAAALVAMGVMVALPIKAGAWRRDQGGAS encoded by the coding sequence ATGGCTACCCGCGTCGCCGCCGCCGTCGCCTCGGCCGCCGTCCCCGCCCATCCGGCGGCGACGGAGGACGCGCGGCGGACCGCCGTCGTCGACCCGCGGGCCCGGGCGATGCTCGAGGGGCCCATCCTCGCCACCCTGCTCCGCCTGGCCGCGCCGGGGGTCACCGTCATGCTCCTGCAGGCCGGGGTCGGCACCATGGACGCGGTGTTCGTGGGCTGGCTGGGCGCCGAGGCGCTCGCGGGCGTGTCGCTCGTGTATCCGCTGCTGATGCTGATGCAGACCATGTCCGCGGGCGGCATGGGCGGCGGCATCGCCTCCGCGGTGGCGCGCGCGCTCGGTGCGGGCCGCCGCCGCGACGCCGATCGCCTCGCCGCGCACGGGCTCCTCATCGCGCTCGCGATGGCCGCGCTCTTCACCGTGGTCCTGCTCGCCGGCGGTCCCACGGTCTACCGCGCGCTCGGCGGGCACGGGGCCACCCTCGACGCCGCGCTGGCCTACTCCCATGTCATCTTTGGCGGCGCGGTGGTGTTCTGGTCCTTCAACTCGCTCGCCAGCGTGATCCGGGGCACCGGCCGCATGGTGCTGCCCGCGGGCGTGATGGCGGTGGCGAGCGCCGCGTATCTCCTGCTCGCTCCCGCCCTCATCCTCGGCTGGGGCCCGCTGCCGCGCCTCGGCGTGGCCGGCGCCGCGGTCGCGAGCGTGACCGCGTTCGGCGGGGGCATGCTCGTCCTGGCCGCGGTCCTCTTCTCGGGCCGCAGCATGGTGCGGCCGCGGCTCGCCGACTTCCGGCCGCGCGCCGCGCTCCTGCGGGAGATCCTCCGCGTGGGCGCGCCCGGCTCGCTAAATACGGTGTTCACCAACCTCACCGTGGTGCTCCTCACCGGGCTCGTCGGCCCCTTCGGCATTCACGCCCTCGCCGGATACGGCATGGGCGCGCGGCTCGAGTACATTCAGATTCCGCTGGTGTTCGGCGTGGGCTCGGCGCTGGTTGCGATGGTCGGCATCAACGTGGGCGCCGGGCGACTGGCGCGGGCGGAGCGCGTGGCCTGGGTGGGCGCGGGGCTGGCCGGCGGCATCACCGGCGCGATCGGGCTCACATTCGCGCTGTTCCCCCGGGCATGGATGGGGCTCTTCACCACCGAGCCCGCCATCCTTGCCGTGGGCTCCGCCTACCTCCGCATCGTGGGTCCCGCCTACGGATTTTTCGGGGTGGGCCTGGCGCTCTACTTCGCCTCGCAGGGCGCGGGGCGGCTGGCCTGGCCGCTGCTGGCGGGCTTCGCGCGGCTCTGCATCGCCGCCGCGGGCGGCTGGCTGGCCACACGCTGGCTGGGCGGCGGGCCTCAGGCAGTGTTTGTCGCCATCGCGGCGGCGCTCGTGGCGATGGGCGTGATGGTAGCCCTGCCGATCAAGGCCGGGGCGTGGCGCCGCGACCAGGGAGGTGCGTCATGA
- a CDS encoding helix-turn-helix domain-containing protein, with translation MPKRYDQPCPVAKSLEVVGDRWTLLIARDLLRGTRRFQDLQAGLPGIAPNILSDRLKLMEAHGLVTRSFYSQHPPRAQYTLTERGQGLGVVVGALADWGSRHVYKRARLVHTDCGHEVRLGYHCPACDVRVRGAAVELRRKGGKSRRRAKAPVSAS, from the coding sequence GTGCCCAAGCGCTACGATCAGCCGTGCCCGGTCGCGAAGTCGCTCGAGGTGGTGGGAGACCGCTGGACCCTCCTCATCGCACGGGATCTCTTGCGCGGGACGCGGCGCTTCCAGGACCTGCAGGCCGGGCTGCCCGGCATCGCGCCCAACATCCTCTCCGATCGGCTCAAGCTCATGGAGGCGCACGGGCTCGTGACCCGGTCCTTCTACTCCCAGCATCCGCCGCGGGCGCAGTACACGCTGACCGAGCGCGGCCAGGGGCTGGGCGTCGTGGTCGGCGCGCTCGCCGACTGGGGCTCGCGTCATGTCTACAAGCGCGCGCGCCTCGTCCACACGGACTGCGGCCACGAGGTGCGTCTGGGCTATCACTGCCCGGCGTGCGATGTCCGGGTGCGCGGGGCCGCGGTGGAGCTGCGGCGCAAGGGCGGGAAGAGCCGCCGGAGGGCCAAGGCGCCCGTGTCCGCCTCCTGA
- the tatA gene encoding twin-arginine translocase TatA/TatE family subunit → MFDIGLQELILIFVIALLVFGPKNLPQLGRSLGRAMREFRRASDEFRSTIETNLQINEPDPPPAPVIDTSPAPNAAASEALPETGSAGELGSVTPEGAVATEPASGEPYLAQRGSPIFHSRTCGWVRRIPEADRAYYKTVAEAKEGGLLPCPSCEPWEPV, encoded by the coding sequence ATGTTCGACATCGGACTCCAGGAGCTCATCCTCATCTTCGTCATCGCCCTGCTGGTCTTCGGGCCGAAGAATTTGCCCCAGCTGGGCCGGTCCCTGGGCCGTGCCATGCGCGAGTTCAGGCGAGCGAGCGACGAGTTCCGGAGCACCATCGAGACCAATCTCCAGATCAACGAGCCGGATCCGCCGCCGGCTCCCGTGATCGACACCAGCCCCGCGCCGAACGCCGCCGCGAGCGAGGCGCTGCCCGAGACGGGATCCGCGGGGGAGCTGGGCTCCGTGACCCCGGAGGGCGCGGTCGCGACCGAGCCCGCGTCGGGGGAGCCCTATCTGGCCCAGCGCGGCTCGCCCATCTTCCATTCCCGCACCTGTGGCTGGGTCCGGCGCATTCCCGAGGCGGATCGGGCGTACTACAAGACCGTCGCTGAGGCCAAGGAGGGGGGCCTCCTGCCGTGCCCGTCCTGCGAGCCCTGGGAGCCCGTCTAG
- the lexA gene encoding transcriptional repressor LexA: MRELTARQREVLAFIRTFTEKHGAPPTVREIGERFRFTARAAFDHLRALERKGMLQRRTTTKRVSRTLVLAQRPTAKRGPTKDIPVLGRIAAGVPIFADENVEGTIPVSTDWLERQGEDVFALRVRGESMIEAHILDADLVLVRRQTSAQAGDIVAVLVDDEATVKRFARDGERVVLKPEHPTMKPIVIEPGRAEVRILGKVLGVMRGF, from the coding sequence ATGCGGGAGCTGACGGCGAGGCAGCGCGAAGTGCTGGCCTTCATCCGTACCTTCACCGAGAAGCACGGGGCGCCCCCGACCGTCCGCGAGATCGGCGAGCGCTTCCGGTTCACCGCGCGGGCGGCCTTCGATCATCTCCGAGCGCTCGAGCGCAAGGGCATGCTGCAGCGGCGGACCACCACCAAGCGGGTGTCGCGTACGCTGGTCCTGGCCCAGCGTCCCACCGCCAAGCGCGGGCCCACGAAGGACATCCCCGTCCTCGGGCGCATCGCCGCCGGCGTGCCCATCTTCGCCGATGAGAATGTCGAGGGCACGATCCCGGTCAGCACGGACTGGCTCGAGCGGCAGGGCGAGGACGTGTTCGCCCTGCGGGTGCGGGGCGAGAGCATGATCGAGGCCCATATCCTGGACGCCGATCTCGTGCTCGTGCGGCGCCAGACGTCCGCGCAGGCCGGTGACATCGTGGCCGTGTTGGTCGACGACGAGGCGACGGTCAAGCGCTTCGCCCGCGACGGCGAGCGCGTCGTATTGAAGCCCGAGCATCCCACGATGAAGCCGATCGTGATCGAGCCCGGGCGCGCGGAGGTCCGCATCCTCGGCAAGGTGCTGGGCGTGATGCGGGGGTTCTAA